In Leifsonia sp. ZF2019, a genomic segment contains:
- a CDS encoding PspC domain-containing protein — protein MSQNDSTTTPPPYGGPSTGLSGRGGRFFDWMRSLGVVRADGWVGGVCAGVAYRLGIDPLIVRGIVVVAAILGAPVVLIYALAWALLPDRDGRIHLQRLFEGDIEAPIVAIGVLLVFSLLPWSSGLGWFGGGFWDDWGWAQIVGRVFWTLLVLGLVAGLIVFAVRAADKRPTAHTPEASAPSPDSDATAAASAAATTAAPAEDIDRAAVDSTEAVAPTVAPEPGAAVHGAPAPPLDITAEPVAPPAPTIGASQQEVADWQRRQAEWKADHARWKARLAEDMRAVKAQRSAEMRSQAAAANAAANARRAAYRAANPRVGAALGWLTVGLAIIAGAAVSALWIPLTGSSGYAVTAALAAATLIFGVAALVAGLARRRSGFFITFGIILAVITALTAVLPGGARAGFSASSVVVGADRTLTPAADASYVQGWGSTTIDLTDAVTAPGTPEIELAKGADPTTVIVPADATVRIEAATASTVTVADPSGTERVHRCQARPLGGCSANILVGPAGSPAAVVRIAQIDEVLVQREQK, from the coding sequence ATGTCACAGAACGACTCCACCACCACACCGCCGCCCTATGGCGGGCCGAGCACCGGGCTCTCGGGCCGCGGCGGCCGCTTCTTCGACTGGATGCGCAGCCTCGGCGTCGTCCGAGCGGACGGCTGGGTCGGCGGCGTGTGCGCCGGCGTCGCCTATCGGCTCGGCATCGACCCGCTGATCGTCCGCGGCATCGTCGTCGTGGCCGCCATCCTCGGCGCGCCGGTCGTGCTGATCTACGCGCTGGCCTGGGCGTTGCTGCCCGACCGCGACGGACGCATCCACCTCCAGCGCCTCTTCGAGGGCGACATCGAGGCCCCGATCGTCGCCATCGGCGTCCTGCTCGTCTTCTCGTTGCTCCCGTGGTCGAGCGGCCTCGGCTGGTTCGGCGGAGGCTTCTGGGACGACTGGGGCTGGGCGCAGATCGTCGGCAGGGTGTTCTGGACGCTGCTCGTGCTCGGGCTCGTGGCCGGACTGATCGTCTTCGCCGTCCGTGCCGCCGACAAACGGCCGACAGCCCACACACCCGAGGCGTCCGCGCCGTCGCCGGACTCCGACGCGACCGCTGCCGCGAGCGCCGCAGCCACCACGGCCGCCCCCGCCGAGGACATCGACCGGGCAGCAGTGGACAGTACCGAAGCCGTCGCCCCGACCGTCGCACCGGAACCCGGCGCAGCAGTCCACGGGGCGCCCGCCCCGCCCCTCGACATCACGGCCGAGCCCGTCGCCCCTCCCGCGCCCACCATCGGGGCGAGCCAGCAGGAGGTCGCCGACTGGCAGCGCCGGCAGGCCGAGTGGAAGGCGGACCACGCCCGCTGGAAGGCGCGCCTCGCGGAGGACATGCGTGCCGTCAAAGCGCAGCGATCCGCCGAGATGCGGTCCCAGGCCGCGGCGGCGAACGCGGCGGCCAACGCCCGCCGCGCCGCCTACCGGGCGGCCAACCCCCGCGTCGGGGCCGCCCTCGGCTGGCTCACCGTCGGTCTCGCCATCATCGCGGGGGCGGCCGTCTCCGCCCTCTGGATCCCGCTGACCGGCTCGTCCGGTTACGCCGTCACGGCAGCGCTCGCCGCCGCGACCCTGATCTTCGGCGTCGCCGCGCTCGTGGCCGGCCTCGCCCGTCGACGCAGCGGATTCTTCATCACGTTCGGCATCATCCTGGCGGTGATCACCGCTCTCACCGCCGTGCTGCCCGGCGGGGCGCGGGCGGGCTTCTCCGCCTCATCCGTCGTGGTGGGAGCGGACCGGACCCTCACCCCGGCGGCGGACGCTTCCTATGTGCAGGGGTGGGGGTCGACGACCATCGATCTGACCGACGCGGTGACGGCCCCCGGGACCCCGGAGATCGAACTGGCCAAGGGTGCCGACCCCACGACGGTGATCGTGCCGGCCGACGCGACGGTCCGCATCGAGGCCGCCACGGCGTCCACGGTGACCGTGGCCGACCCCTCGGGGACTGAGCGCGTGCACCGCTGCCAGGCGCGACCGCTCGGGGGGTGCAGCGCGAACATCCTGGTCGGGCCCGCCGGCTCCCCCGCGGCTGTCGTCCGCATCGCCCAGATCGACGAAGTGCTCGTCCAGCGCGAGCAGAAGTGA
- a CDS encoding ATP-binding cassette domain-containing protein has translation MREIGTLIREVWKAGPSRFAVGTALLLVSAIAPVIVATSLKRLVEATQAGNAIPVTLAVLALASAWAAEMGSGRLAEVMHERVADAAHDRLHARLIRVLTGPVGFERRQSSSFQDSIDVTRAGFRAFSFAWYGLLQSCTLVVQILASTMVLVIAAPGLAWFPVCAALPVAASAIAARLIEKGRLAAATERRRAVEFMRIAFSAEHAFEVRGFGLGPLLNRRFTVSWKSSSSAQIRGLRSAGALELAATIPVVIIGIGVLASFATSGGTSLGNTVLVVSLVLQLATQALSAGPLVRDLFQVSQGLRQLAELERVNTADAETAVAGSLTLPNSQVELTDIAYRYPGADHDALHGINLSLRSGEMIALVGANGAGKSTLVGILSGLLIPTNGTIHARAADRFASTVFQSFSRPGFRLIEDVAVCRYPDLGRYRHAIATAGAEGFESALPKGAETFLGREYRRGVDLSGGQWQRVAIARATYHDAGIAVFDEPDSALDAHAERALFEHISTMSTWRDGRPATRLLVTHRLTSAPAADRIVLLEQGRVVAIGTHQELIAGNSAYRQMYDTQSAAFGFEQ, from the coding sequence ATGAGGGAAATCGGAACCCTCATACGAGAGGTGTGGAAAGCCGGACCGTCTCGATTCGCCGTCGGCACGGCGCTGCTTTTGGTTTCAGCGATCGCTCCCGTCATCGTCGCTACGTCTCTCAAGCGGCTAGTCGAGGCAACTCAAGCTGGAAACGCGATCCCGGTGACGCTTGCCGTCCTTGCGCTTGCTTCGGCATGGGCAGCGGAGATGGGATCTGGCCGGCTTGCGGAGGTGATGCATGAGCGCGTCGCCGACGCTGCCCATGACCGCCTTCACGCCCGACTGATTCGCGTGCTCACAGGACCGGTGGGTTTCGAGAGACGACAAAGCTCGTCATTCCAAGACAGCATTGATGTGACACGCGCAGGTTTCCGGGCCTTCTCGTTCGCTTGGTACGGGCTCCTGCAAAGCTGCACGCTCGTGGTGCAAATCCTGGCTAGCACGATGGTGCTCGTCATCGCAGCACCCGGACTGGCTTGGTTCCCGGTCTGCGCGGCACTCCCGGTTGCCGCAAGTGCAATCGCTGCACGGCTCATCGAGAAGGGCCGGCTCGCCGCAGCCACCGAGCGGCGCCGGGCGGTCGAGTTCATGCGCATCGCGTTCAGCGCTGAACACGCCTTTGAAGTGCGCGGGTTCGGTCTTGGCCCGCTCCTAAATCGTCGCTTCACGGTGTCTTGGAAGTCCTCATCGAGCGCTCAGATTCGAGGGTTGCGTTCGGCAGGTGCTCTAGAACTCGCTGCGACGATCCCTGTGGTCATCATCGGCATCGGCGTTCTTGCCAGTTTCGCGACTTCGGGAGGCACCTCTTTGGGTAACACCGTCTTGGTCGTGTCGTTGGTACTCCAGCTTGCTACACAGGCTTTGTCCGCTGGTCCGCTGGTCCGCGACCTATTTCAGGTATCTCAGGGACTCCGGCAACTCGCTGAGCTAGAACGAGTGAACACGGCAGACGCGGAAACGGCAGTCGCCGGAAGCCTGACATTACCCAATTCGCAGGTGGAGCTCACTGACATCGCCTACAGGTACCCGGGTGCTGATCACGACGCGCTACATGGGATCAACCTCTCATTGAGATCCGGCGAGATGATTGCGCTCGTCGGGGCCAATGGCGCAGGCAAGAGCACTCTTGTCGGCATTCTCTCCGGTCTCCTGATCCCGACGAACGGGACGATACATGCGCGCGCGGCGGACCGATTCGCCAGCACCGTCTTTCAGTCGTTCAGCCGACCGGGGTTTAGGCTCATCGAAGACGTCGCGGTATGCAGGTACCCGGATCTGGGCCGATATCGACATGCGATTGCCACGGCCGGGGCTGAAGGTTTCGAGTCGGCACTACCTAAGGGCGCAGAGACGTTTCTCGGCCGTGAGTATCGCCGGGGTGTCGACCTTTCCGGCGGACAGTGGCAACGAGTGGCGATCGCTCGAGCTACATACCATGACGCAGGAATTGCCGTATTTGACGAACCGGACTCGGCTCTGGACGCTCACGCGGAACGGGCGCTCTTCGAGCATATTTCGACGATGAGCACCTGGCGGGATGGAAGGCCAGCCACCCGGCTGCTCGTCACCCATCGGCTGACATCCGCGCCGGCTGCCGATCGCATTGTTCTTCTAGAACAGGGACGCGTCGTAGCGATCGGTACTCATCAAGAGCTCATCGCCGGTAACAGTGCATATAGGCAGATGTACGATACGCAGTCAGCGGCGTTTGGATTCGAGCAATGA
- a CDS encoding UDP-N-acetylmuramate dehydrogenase, with protein MTDPQPTAPSALALSELTTMRVGGAPSRLLAPGDRDALVAAALDTWVSGDDWLLLGGGSNTIASDDGFDGTVLRIVTRGVERLPAPDGLVRLRVQAGEPWDDLVALTVRNGWSGIEALSGIPGSTGAAPVQNIGAYGQEIESALLGVEFLDYESGEVRTLTKPELGLGYRMSVLKGGLQGVVLSVDLQLIDGTVPGGVGAPQSAPVAYAQLADALGVPLGSRVPIAELRRAVLSLRSSKGMVLDPADPDSVSAGSFFTNPIVSESFARSLPASAPRWPVTPPEPDAVIGLRPGGVHPLDIPPLADGPYDVKLSAAWLIENAGIRRGFALPGSGAAISSKHTLAIVNRGGGTARDVVQLASFIQARVQSDFGVLLRPEPILVGLVL; from the coding sequence ATGACCGATCCCCAGCCGACCGCACCGTCGGCCTTGGCGCTCTCGGAGCTGACCACGATGCGGGTCGGCGGTGCGCCGTCGCGCCTGCTCGCACCGGGCGACCGCGATGCGCTCGTAGCCGCCGCGCTCGACACCTGGGTGAGCGGTGACGACTGGCTGCTCCTCGGCGGCGGGTCCAACACGATCGCGAGCGACGACGGGTTCGACGGCACCGTCCTCCGTATCGTCACGCGCGGTGTGGAGCGCCTTCCCGCCCCGGACGGACTGGTGCGGCTGCGAGTGCAGGCGGGGGAGCCGTGGGACGACCTGGTGGCGCTCACCGTCCGCAACGGCTGGTCCGGAATCGAGGCACTCTCGGGCATCCCCGGTTCGACCGGCGCGGCGCCGGTGCAGAACATCGGCGCGTACGGTCAGGAGATCGAGTCCGCGCTCCTCGGCGTCGAGTTCCTGGACTACGAATCCGGCGAAGTGCGAACCCTCACGAAACCGGAGCTCGGCCTCGGTTATCGCATGTCGGTGCTCAAGGGGGGCCTCCAGGGGGTCGTCCTCTCCGTGGATCTCCAGCTGATCGACGGCACCGTCCCCGGCGGTGTCGGAGCCCCGCAGAGCGCGCCGGTCGCGTACGCCCAGCTCGCCGACGCCCTCGGCGTCCCGCTCGGCTCCCGCGTCCCGATCGCGGAGCTGCGTCGCGCAGTGCTCTCCCTCCGCTCGTCGAAGGGCATGGTCCTCGATCCGGCCGACCCGGATTCGGTCAGCGCGGGCAGCTTCTTCACCAACCCCATCGTGTCGGAGAGCTTCGCGCGGTCGCTGCCGGCGTCGGCGCCGCGCTGGCCGGTGACCCCGCCGGAGCCGGATGCGGTCATCGGGCTCCGACCCGGCGGCGTGCATCCTCTCGACATCCCGCCGCTGGCCGACGGCCCGTACGACGTGAAGCTCTCCGCCGCGTGGCTCATCGAGAACGCCGGCATCCGCCGCGGCTTCGCCCTGCCGGGCTCCGGCGCTGCCATCTCCTCGAAGCACACGCTCGCGATCGTCAACCGCGGTGGAGGAACGGCCCGGGACGTCGTCCAGCTCGCGTCGTTCATCCAGGCCCGGGTGCAGTCCGACTTCGGCGTCCTGCTCCGGCCGGAGCCGATCCTCGTCGGGCTCGTGCTGTAA
- a CDS encoding MaoC family dehydratase, whose product MTAHTSTAPDFASLSVGDVVAERDYELSRDSLVRYAGASGDFNSIHYRDDIAASVGLPGVIAHGMLTMGLAVQPVVDWAGDPARVADYQVRFTRPIVVDPVSGATVSVTAKIGQLDAEAQTARVDLTTTFNGETVLGKAQVRVSLA is encoded by the coding sequence ATGACCGCGCACACCTCCACCGCACCCGACTTCGCGTCCCTCTCCGTCGGCGACGTGGTCGCCGAGCGCGACTACGAGCTCAGCCGCGACTCCCTGGTCCGCTACGCAGGCGCGTCCGGCGACTTCAACTCCATCCATTACCGCGACGACATCGCCGCCTCGGTCGGACTCCCGGGCGTGATCGCGCACGGGATGCTCACCATGGGCCTCGCGGTGCAGCCGGTCGTCGACTGGGCCGGCGACCCGGCCCGCGTGGCCGACTACCAGGTGCGCTTCACGCGCCCGATCGTCGTCGACCCGGTCTCGGGCGCCACCGTCTCCGTCACCGCGAAGATCGGCCAGCTCGACGCGGAGGCGCAGACCGCCCGCGTCGACCTGACCACGACGTTCAACGGGGAGACCGTGCTCGGCAAGGCACAGGTGCGGGTCTCGCTGGCATGA
- the nusG gene encoding transcription termination/antitermination protein NusG translates to MSETNRDDVDWATAAEQSSEDDEAQTGNVLEHDEDASDAAEHEALHIVAEDGTEIDLDAVLDAMAEAVDPEADKAVDEALEVDSDDEAEAAQEAVEDEDEVATDPYEEFRTELRSKIGKWYVIHSYAGFERRVKSNIENRMVSMSMEDYIYEVQVPMEDVVEIKNGQRKMVNRVRIPGYVLVRMDLNEDSWSVVRHTPGVTGFVGNAHNPTPLRFEEAFSMLKSLVQVDAAPVKGAAKGQKATARVIPAEVDFEIGETITIKEGSFAGLPGSISEIKPESGKLTVLVSLFERETPVELSFDQVTKL, encoded by the coding sequence GTGTCTGAGACGAATCGCGACGACGTGGACTGGGCCACCGCTGCCGAGCAGTCCTCCGAAGACGACGAGGCGCAGACCGGCAACGTGCTGGAGCACGACGAGGACGCGTCGGACGCCGCCGAGCACGAGGCGCTGCACATCGTGGCGGAGGACGGCACGGAGATCGACCTCGACGCCGTGCTCGACGCGATGGCGGAGGCCGTCGACCCCGAGGCCGACAAGGCCGTCGACGAGGCTCTCGAGGTCGACAGCGACGACGAAGCCGAGGCTGCTCAGGAGGCCGTGGAAGACGAGGACGAGGTCGCCACCGACCCGTACGAGGAGTTCCGCACCGAGCTCCGCAGCAAGATCGGCAAGTGGTACGTCATCCACTCCTACGCCGGCTTCGAGCGCCGGGTGAAGTCCAACATCGAGAACCGTATGGTCTCGATGAGCATGGAGGACTACATCTACGAGGTCCAGGTCCCGATGGAGGACGTGGTCGAGATCAAGAACGGCCAGCGCAAGATGGTCAACCGCGTGCGCATCCCGGGCTACGTGCTCGTGCGCATGGACCTCAACGAGGACAGCTGGTCGGTCGTCCGCCACACGCCGGGCGTCACCGGCTTCGTCGGGAACGCGCACAACCCGACGCCGCTGCGCTTCGAGGAGGCCTTCTCGATGCTGAAGAGCCTCGTCCAGGTCGATGCCGCGCCGGTCAAGGGCGCCGCCAAGGGCCAGAAGGCCACTGCCCGGGTCATCCCGGCCGAGGTGGACTTCGAGATCGGCGAGACCATCACGATCAAGGAGGGCTCGTTCGCGGGCCTGCCCGGATCGATCAGCGAGATCAAGCCGGAGAGCGGCAAGCTCACCGTCCTCGTCTCGCTCTTCGAGCGCGAGACCCCGGTCGAGCTGAGCTTCGACCAGGTCACGAAGCTCTGA
- a CDS encoding MaoC family dehydratase N-terminal domain-containing protein gives MPVNPALQGRAFPPTAPYLVGREKVREFARAVFATDPASFDLDAARAAGHDDLVAPPTFSIVVQQLSLDQLLADPEADIDFSRVVHGDQRFTFSRPVVAGDELTGTLTVTAVKSLGAHSMVTAETVINDAAGEHVVTSISTLVVRGDES, from the coding sequence GTGCCAGTGAATCCAGCTCTCCAGGGCCGTGCGTTCCCCCCGACCGCCCCCTATCTCGTGGGGCGTGAGAAGGTGCGCGAGTTCGCACGCGCCGTGTTCGCGACCGACCCCGCCTCCTTCGACCTCGATGCCGCGCGGGCCGCCGGTCACGACGACCTCGTCGCGCCGCCGACGTTCTCGATCGTCGTCCAGCAGCTGTCGCTCGATCAGCTGCTCGCCGACCCGGAGGCCGACATCGACTTCAGCCGGGTCGTCCACGGGGACCAGCGGTTCACGTTCTCGCGCCCCGTGGTCGCCGGCGACGAGCTGACCGGCACGCTCACGGTCACGGCCGTGAAATCGCTCGGCGCACACTCCATGGTCACCGCGGAGACGGTCATCAACGACGCGGCGGGCGAGCATGTCGTCACCTCCATCTCCACACTGGTCGTTCGAGGGGACGAGTCATGA
- a CDS encoding RecQ family ATP-dependent DNA helicase encodes MSTTRDLAVASLRALVGRDDADFHSGQYEAIAALVDERRRALVVQRTGWGKSAVYFVATMLLRQRGAGPTILVSPLLALMRDQVAAAERAGVRAVTINSANRHEWDDVAARLREDSVDVLLVSPERLNNPDFRDQHLPDLIARSGLLVVDEAHCISDWGHDFRPDYRRLRELIVALPNGVPVLATTATANERVVADVVEQMGAGDDQAEVLTIRGPLARRSLRLGVLTLEDATARLAWLASNLGGLPGSGIVYTLTIAAAEDTARVLRTAGFEAYAYTGQTDTAEREDLEGRLKRNEVKVLVATSALGMGFDKPDLGFVVHLGAPSSPVAYYQQVGRAGRATDNADVLLLPGPEDRAIWQYFATASMPSEEKAAAVLDALSHEAQSTRALESRVDLKASTLELLLKVLDVDGAVRRVSGGWVSTGRPWVYDRERYERIAAARESEQQAMLEYERTAACRMQFLQEALDDPAAAPCGRCDNCAGAWYPDAIAADASGTVSAMLDRVGVEIEPRKLWPTGADRLGVAMRGRIAPAEQLAPGRALARLTDLGWGNRLRDVLAPQAPDAVCPPELLGACIRVLADWGWEERPVTVVAMPSRRRPRFVESLARGFADAGRLPFLGSLTLHGGGPTGDPGGNSAFRLAAVWDRFGADGLDIPAGRPVLLVDDLVDSRWTITVAGRALLEAGASAVLPFAAALRG; translated from the coding sequence ATGAGCACCACCAGAGACCTCGCCGTCGCCAGCCTCCGAGCCCTCGTCGGTCGCGACGACGCGGACTTCCATTCGGGACAGTACGAGGCGATCGCCGCCCTCGTCGACGAGCGGCGACGGGCGCTCGTCGTGCAGCGCACGGGCTGGGGCAAATCCGCGGTGTACTTCGTGGCCACGATGCTCCTGCGGCAGCGTGGCGCGGGCCCCACGATCCTGGTGTCCCCGCTGCTCGCGCTCATGCGCGACCAGGTGGCCGCCGCCGAGCGGGCCGGGGTGCGCGCGGTGACCATCAACTCCGCGAATCGGCACGAGTGGGACGACGTGGCCGCACGGCTCCGCGAGGACTCCGTGGACGTGCTGCTCGTCTCGCCGGAGCGGCTCAACAATCCGGATTTCCGCGACCAGCATCTCCCCGACCTGATCGCGCGCAGCGGGCTCCTGGTCGTCGACGAGGCGCATTGCATCTCGGATTGGGGCCATGACTTCCGCCCCGACTACCGGCGCCTCCGGGAGCTGATCGTGGCGCTACCGAACGGTGTGCCCGTCCTCGCCACGACCGCCACCGCGAACGAACGGGTGGTCGCCGATGTCGTCGAGCAGATGGGAGCGGGCGACGACCAGGCGGAGGTGCTGACCATCCGCGGGCCGCTCGCACGACGTTCGCTTCGGCTCGGGGTCCTGACCCTGGAGGACGCGACCGCCCGGCTGGCGTGGCTTGCGAGCAATCTGGGGGGCCTGCCCGGCAGCGGGATCGTCTACACACTGACCATCGCGGCGGCGGAGGACACCGCACGGGTGCTCCGCACGGCCGGCTTCGAGGCGTACGCGTATACCGGGCAGACGGATACGGCGGAGCGAGAGGACCTCGAAGGCCGGCTGAAGCGTAACGAGGTGAAGGTGCTCGTGGCCACGAGCGCTCTCGGCATGGGCTTCGACAAGCCCGATCTCGGTTTCGTCGTCCATCTGGGCGCGCCGTCCTCTCCCGTCGCCTACTACCAGCAGGTGGGCCGCGCGGGCCGGGCGACGGACAACGCGGACGTGCTGCTGCTCCCCGGCCCTGAGGATCGCGCCATCTGGCAGTACTTCGCCACCGCCTCGATGCCATCGGAGGAGAAGGCGGCGGCCGTGCTCGACGCACTGTCGCACGAGGCGCAGTCGACGCGGGCGCTCGAGAGCCGCGTCGACCTCAAGGCGTCGACGCTGGAGCTCCTGTTGAAGGTCCTCGACGTTGACGGGGCCGTACGGCGCGTGTCCGGAGGATGGGTTTCCACCGGGCGTCCGTGGGTGTACGACCGGGAGCGGTACGAGCGCATCGCCGCCGCCCGTGAATCGGAGCAGCAGGCGATGCTCGAGTACGAGCGGACCGCTGCCTGCCGCATGCAGTTCCTGCAGGAGGCACTGGACGACCCTGCCGCTGCTCCCTGCGGCCGCTGTGACAACTGTGCGGGAGCCTGGTACCCGGACGCCATCGCCGCTGACGCGTCCGGCACGGTCTCCGCGATGCTGGACCGCGTCGGCGTGGAGATCGAACCGCGCAAGCTCTGGCCGACCGGCGCGGATCGGTTGGGGGTCGCGATGCGAGGCCGGATCGCGCCCGCCGAGCAGCTCGCACCCGGTCGCGCGCTCGCCCGGCTCACGGACCTTGGATGGGGCAACAGGTTGCGTGACGTGCTGGCACCTCAGGCACCGGATGCGGTGTGCCCGCCCGAGCTGCTCGGCGCCTGCATCCGCGTCCTCGCCGACTGGGGATGGGAGGAACGACCGGTCACCGTCGTCGCCATGCCCTCCCGCCGCCGGCCGCGGTTCGTCGAGTCACTCGCCCGCGGCTTCGCGGACGCCGGCCGGCTCCCCTTCCTCGGCTCGCTGACGCTCCACGGCGGAGGACCGACCGGCGATCCCGGCGGGAACAGCGCATTCCGCCTCGCCGCCGTGTGGGACCGCTTCGGCGCAGACGGGCTCGACATCCCGGCCGGGCGGCCCGTCCTCCTGGTCGACGACCTGGTCGACAGCCGGTGGACGATCACGGTCGCCGGCCGTGCGCTCCTCGAGGCCGGGGCCTCCGCCGTCCTGCCGTTCGCCGCCGCGCTCCGTGGGTGA
- a CDS encoding LuxR C-terminal-related transcriptional regulator: MTDDTGDTSEGADAGRIRVVIVDDHSIFRSGLRSDLDERLEVVAEAAEVEAAVTAIVRSQPDVVLLDVHLPGGAGGGGAEVLRRAAAECPRTRFLALSVSDAAEDVVGVIRAGARGYLTKGSSGGQVSDAVVAVAGGDAVFSPKLAGFVLDAFGAAAGEQAESTEELDRLSAREREVMRLIARGYAYKEVASELFISIKTVETHVSAVLRKLQLSSRHELTAWALERKLL, from the coding sequence ATGACAGACGACACCGGCGACACCTCTGAGGGCGCCGACGCCGGGCGCATCCGCGTCGTGATCGTCGACGACCACTCCATCTTCCGATCCGGGCTTCGGTCCGACCTCGATGAGCGTCTCGAGGTCGTCGCAGAGGCCGCCGAGGTGGAGGCCGCCGTCACGGCGATCGTGCGCTCCCAGCCCGACGTCGTGCTCCTGGACGTTCACCTCCCCGGCGGCGCGGGAGGGGGTGGCGCGGAGGTCCTGCGTCGTGCGGCGGCGGAGTGTCCGCGGACACGCTTCCTGGCCCTGAGCGTCTCCGATGCAGCGGAGGACGTGGTGGGTGTCATCCGAGCGGGTGCTCGCGGCTACCTCACCAAGGGGAGCTCGGGCGGGCAGGTCAGCGACGCCGTGGTGGCGGTCGCCGGCGGAGACGCCGTCTTCTCGCCGAAGCTGGCCGGGTTCGTGCTGGACGCCTTCGGCGCCGCGGCCGGCGAGCAGGCGGAGTCGACCGAGGAGCTCGACCGGCTCTCCGCGCGCGAACGCGAGGTCATGCGATTGATCGCCCGTGGGTACGCCTACAAGGAGGTCGCCTCCGAGCTGTTCATCTCGATCAAGACCGTCGAGACCCACGTCTCCGCCGTGTTGCGCAAGCTGCAGCTCTCGTCGCGGCACGAGCTCACGGCCTGGGCTCTGGAGCGAAAGCTGCTGTAG
- a CDS encoding ATP-binding protein, with amino-acid sequence MTPTAPAARTPLARPRQCVFGGVSEALADHLGWPVAAVRWIFVGTSFVGGAGILFYLWLWALTPLRSPIDGEAVERVRRRVNIPWLFGIAGAASGVVSVVLVADGAVGAGISFLILAILLLVAAVAWDQLVEDDSLLPIPFSATAFRVAAGAFLVIVALVLSVLQSARSSGPLWIGIIAATFAGAAVLVAPWALRLWRELISERTARIKEEQRAEMAAHLHDSVLQTLALIQNRAGASSEVGRIARAQERELREWLYADGAHAAEREDADLAGELRDVAAALEIDHSVHFDIVSVGEPVRNAPPELGAAAREAMLNAARHAGGEVSVYVEGGTGCADVFVRDRGSGFDVDALPEGRLGVRESIIGRMRRAGGAATVTSRPTGAEVHLRIEFASEEP; translated from the coding sequence ATGACCCCCACCGCTCCCGCTGCCAGGACGCCTCTCGCGCGGCCGCGCCAGTGCGTGTTCGGTGGAGTGAGCGAGGCGCTCGCCGACCACCTCGGCTGGCCGGTCGCCGCGGTGCGGTGGATCTTCGTCGGCACGTCGTTCGTGGGCGGGGCGGGGATCCTCTTCTACCTGTGGCTCTGGGCGCTCACGCCGCTGCGGTCGCCGATCGACGGGGAAGCGGTCGAGAGAGTGCGCCGCCGGGTCAACATCCCCTGGCTCTTCGGGATCGCCGGGGCGGCCTCTGGAGTCGTCTCGGTCGTGCTGGTGGCCGATGGAGCCGTCGGCGCGGGAATCAGTTTCCTGATCCTCGCCATCCTCCTGCTCGTGGCCGCGGTGGCATGGGACCAGCTCGTCGAGGACGACAGCCTGCTCCCGATCCCGTTCTCCGCCACGGCCTTCCGCGTCGCCGCCGGAGCCTTCCTCGTGATCGTCGCTCTCGTGCTGAGCGTTCTCCAGAGCGCCAGGAGTTCCGGCCCGCTCTGGATCGGGATCATCGCGGCGACCTTCGCCGGGGCGGCCGTGCTCGTCGCGCCGTGGGCGCTGCGTCTGTGGCGGGAGCTCATCTCGGAACGCACGGCGCGTATCAAGGAGGAGCAGCGGGCGGAGATGGCGGCCCATCTGCACGACTCCGTGCTGCAGACCCTCGCCCTGATCCAGAATCGGGCCGGAGCCTCGAGCGAGGTGGGCCGCATCGCCCGCGCCCAGGAGCGCGAACTGCGGGAGTGGCTGTACGCCGATGGCGCGCACGCGGCGGAGCGCGAGGACGCGGATCTCGCGGGCGAGTTGCGCGACGTCGCGGCGGCACTGGAGATCGACCACTCGGTCCACTTCGACATCGTCTCCGTTGGCGAGCCGGTGCGGAACGCACCGCCCGAGCTCGGAGCGGCTGCACGTGAGGCGATGCTCAACGCCGCCCGGCACGCGGGCGGCGAGGTCTCGGTGTACGTGGAGGGCGGCACCGGCTGCGCCGACGTCTTCGTGCGCGATCGCGGCAGCGGCTTCGACGTCGACGCCCTGCCCGAGGGCCGACTGGGTGTGCGGGAGTCCATCATCGGCCGGATGCGCCGCGCAGGCGGGGCGGCGACCGTCACCTCGCGCCCGACGGGCGCCGAGGTCCACCTGAGAATCGAGTTCGCGAGTGAGGAACCATGA
- the secE gene encoding preprotein translocase subunit SecE encodes MARKVIDEPSEDIVANAKKERAERRNPFARIALFIRQVIGELKKVVTPTRKELLSYTGVVLVFVVIMMALVSLLDWLFGLGVVWVFGNPT; translated from the coding sequence GTGGCCCGAAAAGTTATCGACGAGCCGAGCGAGGACATCGTCGCCAACGCGAAGAAGGAGCGCGCTGAGAGGCGCAACCCCTTCGCGCGCATCGCGCTGTTCATCCGCCAGGTCATCGGCGAGCTCAAGAAGGTCGTCACGCCGACGCGCAAGGAGCTCCTGAGTTACACAGGGGTCGTGCTCGTCTTCGTGGTGATCATGATGGCGCTCGTGTCCCTCCTCGACTGGCTGTTCGGCCTGGGTGTTGTCTGGGTCTTCGGCAACCCCACCTAG